A genomic region of Gossypium hirsutum isolate 1008001.06 chromosome D01, Gossypium_hirsutum_v2.1, whole genome shotgun sequence contains the following coding sequences:
- the LOC107939189 gene encoding uncharacterized exonuclease domain-containing protein At3g15140 isoform X1: MAYLTRIPVGRIFGFWSRSFSSPIKNPFFSSTLSHVPSYKISTTAHYSSPSPSPPPPLSAAMNTQVFSSSSRWRPMCLYFTQGKCTQMDDPSHLEKFNHDCSKDLQVNGTDIEKKCSQNVDFLLVIDLEGKVEILEFPVLLIDAKSLSLVDFFHRFVRPTKMSEQAVNKYIEGKYGEIGVDRVWHDTAQPFKEVMQQFEAWLSQHNLWEKEKGSRLTRAAFVTCGNWDLKTKIPQQCEVSGIKLPPYFMEWINLKDVYLNFYGREARGMMSMMKQLEIPLLGCHHLGIDDSKNIARVLQRMLVDGALMQVTAKRNPGSQKVEFLFENRIQHPSRQRR, from the exons ATGGCTTACCTTACTAGGATTCCTGTCGGTCGAATCTTTGGCTTCTGGAGCCGGTCATTTTCTTCTCCAATCAAAAACCCATTCTTCAGTTCCACTCTATCTCATGTTCCTTCATACAAAATTTCTACAACAGCCCATTACTCATCTCCTTCGCCTTCACCTCCTCCTCCTTTGTCTGCTGCAATGAATACCCAAGTCTTTAGCAGCAGTAGTCGTTGGAGGCCCATGTGTTTGTACTTCACTCAAGGCAAGTGTACCCAG ATGGATGATCCTTCCCATCTAGAGAAATTTAATCATGATTGTTCCAAAGATCTTCAAGTTAATGGCACTGACATTGAGAAAAAATGCTCTCAAAATGTGGATTTTCTTTTGGTGATTGATCTGGAAGGGAAAGTCGAGATACTTGAGTTTCCCGTGCTGCTTATAGATGCAaaatccttgagtttagtggatTTCTTTCACAg GTTTGTGAGGCCCACTAAAATGAGTGAGCAAGCAGTTAACAAATACATTGAAGGAAAATATGGTGAAATTGGGGTTGATAG AGTCTGGCATGATACGGCTCAGCCATTTAAGGAAGTTATGCAGCAGTTTGAAGCTTGGCTGAGTCAACATAACCTATGGGAAAAGGAAAAGGGCAGCCGCCTTACTCGTGCAGCATTTGTAACTTG TGGAAACTGGGATTTGAAGACAAAGATCCCTCAGCAATGTGAAGTTTCTGGGATCAAGCTACCTCCATATTTTATGGAATGGATCAATCTAAAGGATGTATATCTAAACTTTTATGGCCGTGAG GCCAGAGGAATGATGTCAATGATGAAACAACTCGAAATCCCATTGTTGGGATGTCACCATCTAGGTATTGATGACTCGAAAAATATAGCAAGGGTACTGCAACGCATGCTTGTCGATGGAGCACTTATGCAAGTTACTGCAAAGAGAAATCCTGGATCTCAAAAAGTTGAATTTCTCTTTGAGAACCGTATCCAACATCCATCAAGACAAAGGCGATAA
- the LOC107939188 gene encoding uncharacterized protein — MQLSPTSVSSSKRSDFRRKSGSRLRQKHKRLDAICEEEYNRNHGEGNKRDDVDGSGSADFELRRSSRVRKAPLILDVSPPPPRRRQKIRKNERFVRGGRNLGSVKQEEEEETITEALTLGSWRSRLRTRRKNVNAKVKVEERVLSRRKLFEDIGGNEDEDEEEEEEEELGESDGGEMVALKSRRLGSIEASSGSQSEEKVEICGMEEETELEKEEIKGDGVVEAAPVLESKTNPGNNRGDEVVEGPVVLESEMSHGNGKIIDGNADEVDKDDREVSNCMQSEECIGHEILEVTGAIERVELTEEQVQQLECLSEGANEEDAVEVDNGPEEVEDVGLHDAKEDGLVNGDKKHSEFKNHMKVEKSNQAAAYMIGKSRIKQGRRCGLCGGGTDGKPPKKLVHDAGDSENEAYSTSASEEPDYDIWDGFGDEPGWLGRLLGPINDRYGIAGIWVHQQCAVWSPEVYFAGLGCLKKVRAALCRGRALKCSRCGRPGATIGCRVDRCPKTYHLPCARANGCIFDHRKFLIACTDHRYLFQPHGIKYLAQIKKMKAKKMKLEMRKLSNDAWRKDIEAEEKWLEHCGEDEEFLKREGKRLHRDLLRLAPVYIGGSESENGKSFEGWESVAGLHDVIQCMKEVVILPLLYPEFFDNLGLTPPRGVLLHGYPGTGKTLVVRALIGSCARGDKRIAYFARKGADCLGKYVGDAERQLRLLFQVAERCQPSIIFFDEIDGLAPRRTRQQDQTHSSVVSTLLALLDGLKSRGSVVVIGATNRPDAVDPALRRPGRFDREIYFPLPSMEDRAAILELHTKRWPKPVTGSLLKWVARKTVGFAGADLQALCTQAAVISLKRNFPLQEILSTAEEKTPSAKRVPLPTVTVEERDWLEALSCSPPPCSRREAGMATQDLVASPLPTHLIPCLLEPLSTLLVSLHLDERLWLPPLLSKGGAVIESVVVSVLQDKRLPKDHWWFHVHDLLQDSEVSGEIERRLSHAGMLIGEFSFTDYDMGDVSDNGGTFEPSIVRNSGTCSSLSRNTYFTSTRKTGFRILIAGSPRSGQKHLAACLLHCFIGNIEIQKFDISTIAQEGNGDLIYGVTQILMKCASMGSSVLFMPRIDLWVVETTNQVSEESSSPSTFHQTPMEEDPQLVEKENGSSLQYELAGTAQATASVQSVSHAWSSFVEQVESICVSTSLIIVATSEVPYLELPERIRQFFQSGQPNCSHRTTREHTVPRFTVHVGNNFNRDMVIKLSAAQLSRDILQPFVHLIHQRSHVHKDSRTKNSVQTSGTAENDNASQGLACEKGVASEMCGELSVTVPAAPTNSRNLKGKSSLMLAISSFGFQILRYPHFAELCWVTSKLKEGPSADVAGPWKGWPFNSCIIRPTNLLDKAAVACGPSSSKSKGKFGLVRGLVAVGLSAYRGVYTSLREVSSEVRKVLELLVGWINEKVNTGKDRYQYVRILSQVAYLEDMVNSWAYSLQSLDQDVQIKAASLEPYDLGSPDNHFTCANDTDQVEECRPRSCPETEVANNEEFTMQNTNSIDLNKKDDHCASDHEGKLDLFEDAAQGIGISGNTTSEEHHNSSVANQLIVHVDKQNGATPGPCGSESTRNPTFEGELTMRNMDWIDLNKMDANGAPSQKGKIVAVDKAVDHISLGGNTISVEHHNYFAANDPVFLVDKQNGSNPGPSGSESPRNPVVEGDPESSKQSNGFAPNGPVLSENGFCSSDELDGAKLPASAKACDTETTITSEDGKPTGHERKEVPNFSSSETALPTESVVTCFYHCCSDCLHSLPCLMQKVLLKEWKSNGSDLTVDDVHDTVALLSVDLLSTVRKLFAARYSSNKFDENLRMENPRKLSHRPEWSICQCESSENSLVIPKECSCHTVGNTSPNIQFGFDPKFVYRDGVLVPIDSNKEVSFHCKFDTLCLCSLIESILMTKQPFD, encoded by the exons ATGCAATTATCACCTACCTCGGTTTCTTCATCAAAGCGGAGTGATTTTAGGCGAAAATCGGGCAGTAGGCTTCGACAGAAACATAAGAGATTAGATGCAATATGTGAGGAAGAGTATAATAGGAACCATGGTGAAGGGAATAAGAGGGATGATGTTGACGGGTCGGGAAGTGCGGATTTCGAGCTCCGTAGGAGCTCACGAGTCAGGAAGGCACCGCTTATTCTGGATGTATCACCTCCGCCTCCGAGGAGAAGGCAGAAGATTAGGAAGAATGAGAGGTTTGTTAGGGGGGGTAGGAATTTAGGGAGTGTGAAgcaggaagaagaggaggagaCGATCACGGAGGCGCTGACTTTGGGGAGTTGGAGATCAAGATTGAGGACAAGGAGAAAGAATGTGAATGCCAAAGTGAAGGTGGAGGAGAGAGTTTTATCGAGGAGGAAGCTTTTTGAGGATATAGGTGGCAATGAGGATGAagatgaggaggaggaggaggaggaggagttGGGCGAATCAGATGGAGGGGAAATGGTAGCTTTGAAATCCAGGAGGCTGGGGAGTATTGAGGCTTCAAGTGGTTCACAGAGTGAAGAGAAGGTTGAGATTTGTGGCATGGAAGAAGAAACGGAGttggaaaaagaagaaattaaaggaGATGGGGTAGTGGAGGCTGCACCTGTTTTAGAAAGCAAAACGAATCCTGGAAATAATAGGGGCGATGAGGTTGTGGAGGGTCCAGTAGTTTTAGAGAGTGAAATGAGTCATGGAAATGGGAAGATAATTGATGGCAATGCGGATGAGGTGGATAAAGATGATAGAGAAGTATCAAACTGTATGCAATCAGAGGAGTGCATTGGCCATGAAATTCTCGAGGTAACTGGAGCAATTGAAAGAGTGGAGCTGACAGAAGAACAAGTACAACAGTTAGAATGTCTGAGTGAAGGAGCAAATGAAGAGGATGCTGTAGAAGTGGATAATGGTCCAGAGGAAGTTGAAGATGTTGGTCTTCATGATGCAAAAGAGGATGGCTTGGTAAATGGTGATAAAAAACATTCGGAATTTAAGAACCATATGAAGGTAGAGAAGTCAAATCAAGCAGCTGCATATATGATTGGCAAGTCACGTATCAAACAAGGGAGAAGGTGTGGTTTGTGCGGTGGTGGGACTGATGGAAAACCACCAAAGAAGCTGGTACATGATGCAGGTGATAGTGAAAATGAAGCATATAGCACTTCAGCATCGGAGGAACCAGACTATGACATTTGGGATGGGTTTGGTGACGAACCTGGGTGGCTTGGTCGTCTCCTAGGTCCTATAAATGATCGTTATGGTATTGCTGGAATCTGGGTTCATCAACAATGTGCTGTATGGAGTCCTGAG GTTTATTTTGCCGGCTTGGGTTGCTTAAAAAAAGTTAGGGCGGCACTTTGTAGAGGAAGAGCATTAAAATGCAGTAGATGTGGGAGGCCAGGAGCAACAATTGGATGCCGTGTTGATCGTTGTCCAAAAACATATCACTTG CCTTGTGCAAGAGCTAATGGCTGTATATTTGATCATCGCAAATTTCTCATAGCCTGCACTGATCATCGGTATCTCTTCCAACCTCATGGAATTAAATATTTAGCCCAGATAAAGAAAATGAAAGCTAAGAAAATGAAGTTGGAAATGAGGAAGTTATCAAATGATGCATGGCGAAAGGATATTGAAGCTGAAGAAAAATGGTTGGAGCATTGTGGTGAAGATGAAGAGTTTTTGAAACGTGAGGGCAAGAGACTTCATCGAGATTTGTTAAGATTGGCACCTGTCTACATTGGAGGCTCTGAGTCTGAGAATGGAAAATCTTTTGAGGGCTGGGAATCTGTTGCTGGCTTGCATGATGTTATCCAATGCATGAAGGAAGTTGTCATCTTACCATTGTTGTATCCTGAGTTCTTTGACAATCTGGGGCTTACACCTCCCAGAGGTGTTCTTTTGCATGGTTATCCTGGAACAGGTAAAACTCTTGTAGTGCGAGCACTGATAGGTTCTTGTGCTCGTGGGGATAAACGGATTGCATATTTTGCCCGCAAAGGTGCTGACTGCTTAGGAAAATATGTTGGTGACGCTGAACGTCAGCTGAGGCTCTTGTTCCAGGTTGCTGAGAGATGTCAACCTTCCATAATATTCTTTGATGAGATAGATGGTTTAGCACCTAGGCGAACAAGGCAGCAAGATCAGACACATAGTTCAGTTGTGTCCACATTACTTGCACTGTTGGATGGTTTAAAGTCTCGAGGTTCAGTGGTGGTGATAGGGGCAACAAACCGCCCTGATGCCGTTGATCCTGCATTGAGGAGACCAGGGAGATTTGATCGAGAAATTTATTTTCCGCTGCCATCAATGGAAGACAGAGCTGCAATCCTTGAACTTCATACTAAACGATGGCCAAAACCAGTTACTGGATCTTTGCTCAAATGGGTTGCAAGAAAGACAGTAGGCTTTGCTGGTGCAGATTTGCAGGCCCTTTGTACTCAAGCAGCTGTTATTTCTTTGAAGAGGAATTTTCCTTTGCAGGAAATTTTGTCAACTGCTGAAGAGAAAACTCCTAGTGCTAAACGTGTTCCTCTCCCTACTGTTACAGTTGAGGAAAGGGATTGGTTGGAGGCTTTGTCATGTTCCCCACCTCCTTGCTCACGTAGAGAAGCTGGAATGGCTACTCAAGATTTAGTTGCCTCTCCTCTCCCTACTCATCTCATTCCTTGTCTGTTGGAACCATTATCCACCTTGCTTGTTTCTCTTCATTTGGATGAACGCCTCTGGTTGCCGCCCCTTCTTTCTAAAGGTGGTGCAGTGATTGAGAGTGTGGTTGTTTCAGTATTGCAGGACAAGAGATTGCCCAAGGATCATTGGTGGTTCCATGTTCATGACCTTCTTCAAGACAGCGAGGTTTCTGGGGAGATAGAGAGAAGATTATCTCATGCTGGAATGTTAATTGGAGAGTTTAGCTTTACTGATTATGATATGGGTGATGTTAGTGACAACGGTGGTACATTTGAACCTTCAATTGTGCGTAATAGTGGTACATGCTCTAGTTTGTCACGAAATACCTATTTTACTTCAACAAGGAAAACTGGGTTTCGAATATTAATTGCTGGAAGTCCCAGATCTGGTCAAAAGCATCTTGCTGCTTGTCTTCTTCACTGTTTCATTGGGAACATAGAAATACAGAAATTTGATATATCTACAATTGCACAAGAAGGAAATGGTGACTTAATCTACGGAGTAACTCAAATTTTAA TGAAATGTGCAAGCATGGGGTCAAGTGTATTGTTTATGCCAAGAATAGATTTGTGGGTTGTGGAGACCACTAATCAAGTTTCCGAGGAGAGCAGTTCACCGTCAACGTTCCATCAAACTCCCATGGAGGAAGATCCTCAACTTGTTGAGAAGGAAAATGGATCCTCTCTGCAATATGAGTTGGCAGGGACAGCACAGGCTACAGCCTCTGTACAAAGTGTCTCACATGCATGGAGCTCATTTGTTGAGCAAGTGGAATCTATTTGTGTGTCAACGTCCCTGATAATTGTG GCTACTTCAGAAGTTCCTTATCTGGAGCTCCCCGAAAGAATAAGGCAATTTTTTCAGAGTGGTCAACCAAATTGCAGTCACAGAACTACAAGAGAGCACACAGTACCCAGATTCACTGTTCATGTTGGCAACAATTTTAACCGTGATATGGTTATCAAACTATCTGCTGCTCAGTTATCAAGGGATATCCTTCAACCATTTGTTCATTTAATTCATCAAAGATCTCATGTCCATAAAGATTCCAGAACAAAAAATTCTGTCCAGACCTCTGGAACTGCAGAAAATGACAATGCATCTCAAGGTTTGGCATGTGAAAAGGGGGTTGCATCAGAGATGTGTGGTGAGTTGTCTGTTACTGTTCCAGCAGCCCCAACAAACAGTAGAAATTTGAAGGGGAAATCAAGCTTGATGCTGGCAATATCTTCATTTGGCTTTCAAATTTTGCGATATCCTCATTTTGCAGAGCTTTGCTGGGTGACATCAAAACTTAAAGAAGGTCCTTCTGCAGATGTGGCTGGTCCCTGGAAGGGCTGGCCATTCAACTCTTGCATCATTCGTCCCACTAACTTATTAGACAAGGCTGCTGTTGCTTGTGGTCCCAGCAGCAGTAAAAGCAAAGGGAAATTTGGGTTGGTCAGAGGTTTGGTTGCTGTTGGTTTATCAGCATACAGAGGTGTGTACACATCACTTAGAGAAGTTTCCTCTGAGGTACGGAAGGTTCTTGAGCTCCTAGTTGGGTGGATTAATGAAAAAGTTAATACTGGGAAAGACAGATATCAGTATGTTCGTATTTTGTCTCAAGTTGCTTATCTGGAAGATATGGTTAACAGCTGGGCATATTCACTGCAGAG CTTAGATCAGGATGTTCAAATAAAAGCAGCAAGCCTCGAACCATATGATTTGGGATCTCCAGATAATCATTTTACATGTGCGAATGATACAGATCAAGTGGAGGAATGCAGGCCCAGAAGTTGCCCGGAAACAGAAGTAGCAAACAATGAGGAATTCACCATGCAAAATACTAATTCCATTGACTTGAACAAAAAAGATGATCATTGTGCTTCTGACCATGAGGGAAAACTTGACCTTTTTGAAGATGCTGCACAGGGAATAGGCATCAGCGGCAATACTACTTCAGAGGAGCATCACAATTCTTCTGTCGCCAACCAACTGATTGTTCATGTTGACAAGCAGAATGGGGCTACTCCTGGACCATGTGGATCAGAAAGTACTAGAAACCCTACGTTTGAGGGAGAATTAACCATGCGAAATATGGATTGGATAGACTTGAACAAGATGGATGCTAATGGAGCTCCTAGTCAGAAGGGAAAAATTGTTGCTGTGGATAAGGCTGTAGACCATATAAGCCTTGGCGGTAATACTATTTCAGTGGAGCATCATAACTATTTTGCAGCCAATGATCCAGTTTTTCTTGTAGACAAGCAGAATGGGAGTAACCCTGGACCAAGTGGGTCAGAAAGTCCTAGAAATCCTGTGGTTGAGGGAGATCCTGAGTCCTCAAAACAATCCAATGGATTTGCACCAAATGGACCTGTTCTTTCTGAGAATGGATTCTGTAGTTCAGATGAACTGGATGGTGCGAAGTTGCCTGCCTCTGCTAAAGCTTGCGACACGGAGACAACTATCACATCTGAAGATGGCAAACCTACAGGTCATGAACGTAAAGAAGTTCCCAATTTCTCTTCAAGCGAAACTGCTCTTCCAACTGAATCAGTGGTTACATGCTTTTATCATTGCTGCTCTGATTGCCTCCATTCCCTCCCTTGTTTGATGCAAAAAGTTCTGCTTAAAGAATGGAAATCAAATGGGAGCGATTTGACAGTAGATGATGTTCACGATACAGTTGCATTATTGTCTGTGGATCTTCTTTCGACAGTTAGGAAGCTTTTTGCTGCCAGATATAGCAGCAATaaatttgatgaaaacttgaGAATGGAAAATCCCAGGAAGTTATCTCACCGTCCAGAGTGGAGCATATGTCAATGCGAAAGCTCAGAAAATAGTTTAGTTATTCCTAAGGAATGTAGCTGTCACACTGTAGGCAACACCTCTCCAAACATCCAATTCGGGTTTGATCCGAAA
- the LOC107939189 gene encoding uncharacterized exonuclease domain-containing protein At3g15140 isoform X2 — translation MAYLTRIPVGRIFGFWSRSFSSPIKNPFFSSTLSHVPSYKISTTAHYSSPSPSPPPPLSAAMNTQVFSSSSRWRPMCLYFTQGKCTQMDDPSHLEKFNHDCSKDLQVNGTDIEKKCSQNVDFLLVIDLEGKVEILEFPVLLIDAKSLSLVDFFHRVWHDTAQPFKEVMQQFEAWLSQHNLWEKEKGSRLTRAAFVTCGNWDLKTKIPQQCEVSGIKLPPYFMEWINLKDVYLNFYGREARGMMSMMKQLEIPLLGCHHLGIDDSKNIARVLQRMLVDGALMQVTAKRNPGSQKVEFLFENRIQHPSRQRR, via the exons ATGGCTTACCTTACTAGGATTCCTGTCGGTCGAATCTTTGGCTTCTGGAGCCGGTCATTTTCTTCTCCAATCAAAAACCCATTCTTCAGTTCCACTCTATCTCATGTTCCTTCATACAAAATTTCTACAACAGCCCATTACTCATCTCCTTCGCCTTCACCTCCTCCTCCTTTGTCTGCTGCAATGAATACCCAAGTCTTTAGCAGCAGTAGTCGTTGGAGGCCCATGTGTTTGTACTTCACTCAAGGCAAGTGTACCCAG ATGGATGATCCTTCCCATCTAGAGAAATTTAATCATGATTGTTCCAAAGATCTTCAAGTTAATGGCACTGACATTGAGAAAAAATGCTCTCAAAATGTGGATTTTCTTTTGGTGATTGATCTGGAAGGGAAAGTCGAGATACTTGAGTTTCCCGTGCTGCTTATAGATGCAaaatccttgagtttagtggatTTCTTTCACAg AGTCTGGCATGATACGGCTCAGCCATTTAAGGAAGTTATGCAGCAGTTTGAAGCTTGGCTGAGTCAACATAACCTATGGGAAAAGGAAAAGGGCAGCCGCCTTACTCGTGCAGCATTTGTAACTTG TGGAAACTGGGATTTGAAGACAAAGATCCCTCAGCAATGTGAAGTTTCTGGGATCAAGCTACCTCCATATTTTATGGAATGGATCAATCTAAAGGATGTATATCTAAACTTTTATGGCCGTGAG GCCAGAGGAATGATGTCAATGATGAAACAACTCGAAATCCCATTGTTGGGATGTCACCATCTAGGTATTGATGACTCGAAAAATATAGCAAGGGTACTGCAACGCATGCTTGTCGATGGAGCACTTATGCAAGTTACTGCAAAGAGAAATCCTGGATCTCAAAAAGTTGAATTTCTCTTTGAGAACCGTATCCAACATCCATCAAGACAAAGGCGATAA
- the LOC107939183 gene encoding homeobox-leucine zipper protein ATHB-52, with amino-acid sequence MYIYRVIKPLENSQPKFTFFRSLKIMDFQSQRLYSPKYNKKRLNQEQVRLLERSFSANKKLEPELKLQLANQLGVPPRQVAIWYQNKRARWKTQSMELDCNTLQVKLENALSEKRRLEKDVKYLQEELRKAQETMFAMNNNQRANHHHHQQQQDQPLNYFVSCNSTGSSEEGGSSSFHEDHEVLQIDELYACLIGGDRSTWS; translated from the coding sequence atgtatatatatagggtTATCAAGCCACTAGAAAATTCCCAACCCAAATTTACTTTCTTTAGGTCTCTCAAAATTATGGATTTCCAAAGCCAAAGACTATATTCCCCAAAATACAATAAAAAGAGGCTAAACCAAGAGCAAGTAAGGTTGCTAGAGAGAAGTTTCAGTGCCAACAAGAAGCTTGAACCAGAGCTCAAGCTTCAACTCGCTAACCAGCTGGGTGTTCCACCGAGACAAGTGGCTATTTGGTACCAAAACAAGCGAGCCCGATGGAAGACACAGAGCATGGAACTCGATTGCAACACACTTCAAGTGAAACTCGAGAATGCATTGTCTGAAAAAAGAAGGCTCGAGAAAGATGTCAAGTATCTTCAAGAAGAGTTGAGGAAAGCTCAAGAGACTATGTTTGCCATGAATAATAATCAAAGAGCTAATCATCATCACCATCAACAACAACAAGACCAGCCTCTTAACTACTTTGTTTCTTGCAATTCGACAGGGTCTAGTGAAGAAGGGGGAAGCTCGAGCTTTCATGAAGATCATGAAGTGCTGCAAATTGATGAACTCTATGCTTGTTTGATTGGTGGTGATAGGTCAACTTGGAGTTAA
- the LOC107939190 gene encoding E3 SUMO-protein ligase MMS21 — translation MASTSASRSDGVSSRIRRAASTVNSDNQLLVSDIRKAMNLMKDIAVDLERDNQSDMVKQLENAVAELVEAHENCLHYSSAIHSVADAYRPGPELTDFKKLLDTEFEKVKAGSSSHPQNHPLMHQFQQAVWNVHHAGQPMPGEEQEDIIMTSTESSIKNLKCPLTGKHITELTEPVRSMDCKHIYEKNAILIYIKSHHNNAKCPESACPKMVHAKRVICDPLLLVEIEEQCTLSRQTARTDVVEDFTEMEPHDEDST, via the exons ATGGCGTCGACGTCGGCATCTCGGTCTGATGGCGTTTCTTCCAGAATCAGACGCGCGGCTTCCACTGTTAACTCTGACAATCAATTGCTTGTATcc gATATAAGGAAAGCTATGAATTTGATGAAGGACATCGCTGTAGACTTGGAGAGAGATAATCAATCTGACATG GTGAAGCAGCTAGAAAATGCTGTTGCTGAGCTGGTAGAAGCTCATGAAAACTGTCTACATTATTCATCAGCAATTCATTCTGTTGCAGACGCATACCGACCAGGGCCTGAG TTAACTGATTTTAAGAAGTTGCTTGACACCGAGTTTGAAAAAGTCAAAGCTGGTTCATCTTCACATCCACAAAATCATCCACTGATGCATCAGTTCCAGCAAGCTGTCTGG AACGTTCATCATGCTGGACAACCAATGCCAGGTGAAGAGCAGGAGGATATTATTATGACCAGTACAGAGAGCAGTATTAAGAATCTTAAATGTCCATTGACTGGAAAGCATATTACTGAACTAACAGAACCAGTTCGCAG CATGGACTGCAAGCACATTTACGAAAAGAATGCTATCCTGATCTACATAAAATCTCATCATAACAATGCCAAATGCCCCGAATCAG CTTGCCCTAAGATGGTGCATGCAAAAAGAGTTATTTGCGATCCATTGTTACTCGTTGAGATAGAGGAGCAATGCACATTGAGTAGACAGACTGCTAGAACTGATGTGGTAGAAGATTTCACAGAAATGGAGCCTCATGATGAAGATAGTACGTGA